GAAAATATACGCACAGCTTCCGCCGCCAAACCTGCAGCTAGCGGCGTCAGCGCACCAAAACCACCAGCGATTCCGATGCCCGGCCCGGCGGCTGTCCCCCCACCAGGCGTTGCGACGCCGGGCGGTGCGCAACCACCAGCGGCGACGCCACCTGCCGTGGTGCCACCTGTAGCGACCCCTCCTACTGCGGCACCACCAGCGGTCGCCCCACCGACTGCACCGGTCGCTTTCCCACCAGTTCCTGCGCCGCCCGCGGTTGCACCCCCTACCGCTAGTCCGCCAACAGCGACTCCGCCAACAGCGGCACCACCCGCGGCTGCGCCGCCCGTCGCCGGTCCACCAGCAGCGACGCCACCAGTTCCTGCGCCGCCCGCAGCTTCACCGCCCGCTGCCACCCCGCCGTCCCCAACGCCGCCCGCGGTTGCACCCCCTACCGCTAGTCCACCAACAGCGGCACCACCAGTGGCTACACCACCAACCCCGACCCCGCCCGGCCAAAGCCCGGAAGAATCTGACTAACCACAGTCATCCGAGAAAGTAGGATCATGTACCGCGTCAAGCTGAGCCCTATGCTGCGTTCATACCTTGAGCAGGCAGGTTACGAGGGCGATTACTTAGTGGATGTGGTTGGTAACCCTACCGTGGCAGAGTATCTTTCGTGGGGGTTTAAACTGTCGCAGGAGTTAAAAGACGTGTTGTTGGTCTGTGCGGGTTGGCGGATCACGGTTCCGCAATCCGCTTCCGGCCAGGCAGCGTTTGATATGGAGTTTCTCGATTCTGCGCGCCTTAATGATTTGTTTTCACCAGAGATCATCCAGGATTATGAGCAAGAGTTTGGGCTAGTTGGGCTTGTTCCGTTTGCGGTGTCGCATGGCGGTGTCATCGAATTGTTTAAAGATCATATGCAGCGGGTTGTCGCAATCGCATATCGCTCTGAGGTGATCACTTATGGTGGTCGCTCGTTTAAGGCTAGTGTGGACGCATGGTTGTCCCATGAGCAAAACTCCACATAAATCAGGGCAAACCCTGAGGGACAGCTAGTACCCGGATGGGCTATTGTTATGGGTATGAGTCACCCGTTTAATCCCGATTATCGTATTAGTGACACGGAGCGGCAGCAGGCCATGGAAGACCTCGGGGCGCATTTCGCGGCTGGGCGGCTGACCATGGAGGAATACGATGAGCGGCTAACCCAGATTGCACAATCCGTTATGAAGTCGGATTTGTATCCGGTGTTTGATGACCTCCCGACATCGATTAGCCCGATTGGTGGCACTGCGGTGGAAGCTAGCTATTCCGTACGCGAGATTGATGAGCTCCGGAGCCGAGGCCGCAACGTTCGGTTGGGAATTTTGGGGTTGGCGGCGGTTCTTGGTTTCACATTGGAGGCGCTTGTTATGCCAGCTACTCCGATTTTTCTGTTCACGATTGTGCCAGTGACGTTCATTGTCTTGTATGTGTTAAAGCTTGGGCCGAAGGAATGGCATACACCAAGTTCAGCGAAGTTGGAGCGGGCGCGACTGCGGGAATTGAAATTGAGTCAATCGAAAAGACTTATGGAATTGGAAATCGCGAACGCGCAGATGCGTGCGGAGCAGAAAGCAATTCGACAGCAGCGGCAGGCGGAGTTGACAAATAATGCGATGGACTTGGCTAATCAAGCTATAAGGAAGTGGCGGCAACGTAAATAAGAACAACTTGTGTGCGTGATTGGCTAAAACGTGGCAAAATTTAGCGGGTGAATAAGAAAGCTGCACCTAAACGCTCCCGGCGGGTATTTGACCAGTCGGAGAAGATGAAGAATGTTCTGTATGAAATCCGTGGCCCGGTCGCGGAAGAAGCGGAGCGGCTAGAGCTGGACGGGCACCGGATTTTAAAGCTTAATACTGGTAATCCGGCTATTTTTGGCTTTGAGGCGCCCGATGTGATTATGCGCGACATGATTGCGTCGTTGCCTACCTCGCAGGGGTATTCCACGTCGAAGGGTATTATTCCGGCCCGGCGCGCTATCGTGACCCGCTATGAGGTGATTCCCGGTTTTCCTTATTTCGACGTCGATGACGTGTATTTGGGTAATGGGGTTTCCGAATTAATTACGATGACTACCCAGGCGCTGCTTAACGACGGCGACGAGGTCCTTATCCCTGCACCGGATTATCCGCTGTGGACTGCTGCTACATCTTTGGCGGGTGGCAAGCCAGTGCATTATTTGTGCGATGAGGAGGATAATTGGAATCCTTCGATAGAAGACATTCGGTCGAAGGTTACTGAGCGCACGAAGGCAATCGTTGTCATTAATCCCAATAATCCGACGGGTGCGGTGTATCCGGTTAGTGTACTGAAGCAGATTGTTGAGATTGCCAGGGAACACGATTTGCTGATTCTGGCGGACGAAATCTACGACCGCATACTTTACGATGGCGCCGAGCACACCTCAATTGCCACTTTGTGCCCCGATCTGTTGTGTATCACTTACAACGGCTTGTCCAAAGCATATCGGGTGGCTGGCTACCGGGCTGGCTGGATGGTGGTCACCGGGCCCAAGGCCCACGCTAAGGGTTTTATTGAGGGCTTGGATTTGCTGGCGGGAACCCGGCTGTGTCCTAATGTTCCAGCTCAGCATGCTATTCAGGTGGCGTTAGGTGGGCGGCAGTCCATTTACGATTTCACCTCTGAAAGCGGCAGGTTAACCAAGCAGCGCAATGTTGCGTGGGAGAAGCTCAATGAGATTCCTGGGGTCAGTTGCGTTAAGCCTATGGGTGCACTGTATGCGTTTCCGAAGCTGGATTTGGAGTATTACGACATTCATGACGATGCCCAGTTGATGCTGGATCTGCTTCGTGCCGAAAAGATCCTCCTTGTGCATGGCACTGGTTTCAATTGGCCAAAGCCGGATCATTTCCGGGTTGTGACCTTGCCGTGGGCGAGCGAACTTGGTGAAGCTATCGATCGGTTGGGCAATTTCTTGTCCAGTTACAAGCAGTAGGGGCTGGTATGGGTAGACATTCAAATAGGCCAACCGTACGGGCAGTCGCCGCCCCTCCTCCGTCGAAAAGCAAAGAAACAACCATGACGCTCTGGCGCTGGTTATTGGTTGGCTTTCTGGCGTTGTGGGTCTTAGGTACCGGTGTTGGCTTGGCGAAAATGTGGCCCGGTGATCAAAAACCAAACATTGCGCCGGAGTTTTACACCAGCTTCAATTTGGGCCACAAGCAAGTTGGCGGCACGGTGCTTTTCGTGCAACCCGGTGCCTGTTCGGCGGCGGAAACGGGGACGCTTTTTGATACCGCACCTCGGGTGGTGCTTGGCGCGCCGGAGGAATGCGAATGGTACATCATTGAAATCAGCGAAGGTGCCGGGGCTGGCATGCGAACCCTGATTATCAATTCAAATCAGCCTGGCGAACCCACCTTGGAACAAGGCGACAAGATTCTTCTTTTAGAATCCGAGGGGGAAAACGGGGCACCGCTTTATGCTTTCAGTGACTTGGAGCGCACTATGCCGCTGTTGTCGTGGGGCATTCTCATCGCGCTGGTTATCATCGCCTGCGCGTTGCTGCGCGGTGTGCGTGCACTTATCGGTTTGCTGATTACGATGCTAGTCGTCGTTTTTTTCACGCTCCCGGTGTTGCTGCTAGGTGCCCCGCCTATCAGCACGGCAGTCGTAAGTGGCGCAACAATCCTGCTGGCTGTCGTGGTGCTTGTTCATGGGTTTAACTGGAAGTCGGCCTCCGCGCTGGGCGGCACACTGATCGCACTGGGGATCGCTGCGTGGCTGGCCAGCGTGGCTATAGACAATAACCACCTTAGAGGGTTGGGCGACGAAGATAATCTTTCGATCATTCTTTACTTACCCGATGTGTCGGTTCGTGGTCTTATGCTGTGTGGTTTTATCATCGGCGCGCTTGGTGTTCTCAACGATGTCGCCATCTCCCAGTCCTCGACTGTCAACGAGCTAGCTGAGCTTGATCCCGAGGCGGGCCCCATGCGCATCTTCGTTGGTGCAATGAAGGTCGGTCGCGATCATATTTCGTCAATGGTTTACACCTTGGTCCTTACCTATACTGGTGCTTCTCTGCCGTTGTTGCTGTTATTGACGATCTCCGAACGGCCCCTGTTGCAAACCCTCACCAGCGATACCGTTGCCACCGAAATTCTGCGTTCCGGGATCGGTGCCTTGGCTCTTACGCTCGCAGTACCTATCACAACACTGATCGCAGCGTTTACGGTGCCAGAATCCAGTCGGCGATAACGATCTGTTCACCGCTGCTCGCCTACCGGCCCAAGAAGCTGGTAGGCATTTTGTGTTCTAGGGTCGTGGGTTTTCCTGAAGTCGGAGATTGTCTCCCCCGCGCGGGGATTCTTTTGGCACCACGGGTAAAAATCCGACCTGAGCTTTTCGACGCCCCACGCCACCGATCCCATTACCAACGACACGCAGGTTTCCGTTCAGTAGCTTATGAAGTCGGAGATTTCCAAGCGGCGTTACTAAAGCCCCATGTGAATGTCGCCCATCGATAAGCGGAATCCGGAATCTCCGACTTTGACTGGTCACGTTCCAATCAGCTATTCAGCGGTCACAAAAGCTATATTGTGCAGGTGCTAGATAGGCCAGAAGCCTGCCACTTTCCACGGCGGCAGGCTTCTTTATTTGCTCGTTTCTTCTTGTCGGGAATCTGTCGTGCCCGACGTCGGAGTTGCAGATGGGCTTCCAGTCGTTCTGGATTCATTTTCCACATCCGCCGGTCGGCTTTCTTCGCCATGGTTGCACCCCCTTCTTGTGTAATTGGTGCGGGTTTTATCTTAGCTGTCCACGTCGCCGATTGCACAGGGAACTTTTCGACGCCCCAGAACGCAGGATCACCTATGTTTCTAGCAATTATTGGTTAAAGGTGCACTAACAAAACCAAAAACACAAAGTTAAATTTAAGTTTTCTTAGTTTATTCCAAGATATGGTAGCATGTTGTTTACATTTCAACATTTCTCACTTGCCAAGGGAAACTCATGAAAAATCTGCCATTTAACCCCCAAGCGCTCACAGCAATCGCCACCGTGCTTGGACTCATTATCAGTGTCCTCAGCCTTTTGTCCATAGGGTTAAGCCTCGGGTTCGCCGGATCCTCGCACCTACAGCAGTACGAACCCAACCTCAAACCACAAGGCAATGTCAAAGTCACTCCCCTTAAACCAGGTGAAACGATCAACGTCGCCCAAGGCGATACAGTTTTTACCGCCAGCACCAATAAATTTGGCATCTGCACACTTGGTTACGTCAACCCAGCCACCCGCACCGGACTATACCCAGCACATTGCACCACCCAATTTCCCGTCGGTTCACCGGTATACCTCAACCCCAAAGGCACCACTAACGCCATCGAAATAGGAACTTTTACGGGCACAAACACCAACTACAGTCCACTCGGGGGCCAAACAGCAGCCAATAATGCGAACAATCTCGCATATATCACCTTCAACGATTCAGTCACGTTCACTGCAAACCCTAATCGACATTCAGGTGATTTAATTCAAACTCATGCCCCCGATGAGGGAACTCGCGCCTGTGCACTATTGACCGGCACCGATACCCCTAAGTGCGGAACAATCATCTACACCACATACGGAGATTACCCGGTAATAGCGCTTGACGACGCACCCGCAGGCGAAGCTGGTGGGCCAGTATGGATCGAGACGGGCGGAATGATTGGCCTGGCCACCCTACCTATAGCCGGAAATCGGTTCACCCCCGAAAACACCATCGAACCATTTTCTGGCTACCTAGTAACCACCCTGAGCCACGCCTACGATAGAGACCGCGCTAGCCTGCCGTTTCACTAACGGAAATTCAAATACGCCCGAGAAGGAGTCGGCCCCCGCTGCCCCTGATACTTTGACCCCAGCGTTCCAGAACCATAGGGAACTTGGGCTGGGCTAGTCATACGGAATAGCGCCAGCTGCCCCACCTTCATTCCAGGCCACAAGGTGATCGGCAAATTTGCCACATTCGACAATTCCAAGGTGATATATCCGGAGAAACCGGGGTCGATAAAACCAGCTGTCGAGTGGGTTAACAGCCCCAACCGACCTAAAGAGGACTTGCCCTCCAGGCGGCCAGCCATGTGCGGTGGCAGCGTAAACTTCTCCAACGTTGATCCCAACACGAATTCCCCTGGATGCAGAACAAAAGGCTCATCTTCGGGCACTTCCACAAGACTCGTTAAATCATCTTGTTGCAGCTTGGGGTCAATATGGGTGTACTTGGAATTGTTAAATACCCGGAAGAATCGATCCATGCGTACATCTACACTCGACGGTTGAATCAACGCAGGATCGAACGGTTCAATGGTCAGGTCGCCAGCTTCGATCGCTGCACGAATATCTTGGTCTGAGTAAAGCACGCCCTCAAGTGTAACGCCCAAACCTAGTAGTATGCACGACAACATACAGGCTATTTGCACCCACAACGCAGGACAGTGCTAATATGTTTTTCGTTGCCCCAAAACAACCACTGCCGATGTAGTTCAATGGTAGAATTTCTGCTTCCCAAGCAGACGGCGCGGGTTCGATTCCCGTCATCGGCTCCAAAACACCTCCTTGACCATATAGTCAGGAGGTTTTTCTCATCAATAACCATGCCTAATCTATCAATCGGCGAATACGCCTTCCCCGGACCACTTCGCGATCAATTGGTTGCGGCGATAGTCGCGGGCGAAAAAACGTCGACAAGCAGTTTGGTGGCGGAATACGTAGATTCACCACTCCCAAAGATCGGCGACAGAGAAATCGTCGTCGACTCAAACAACCAGCATGTTTGCATAACATGCGTCACCAACGTCTCCGTAGTCCAGTTTGCCAACGTGCCACTGTCGCACGCCCTAGCGGAAGGGGAAGGTTTTCGCACCGTTGCAGACTGGGCCGCCGAACATCGCGACTTCTGGCAATCACGTGAATTTCAAGAATCCCTACCGCAGCCCATCAGTATCACTGATCACACAGAAGTGGTCTGCGTGAGCTTTGTCGTAAGCCATATTTTTTAGCGCCACCACCACGCCACGCCGATATTTTTGAAAAATTTTTTTCAGCAAAAAGCCACTTCAAAGCTTATTTTGTGTCGCGAATCCCGGGAAACAAACAATCATTGGTTTGCACCAAGGGTTTAAGCGTGTAAGGTAGACGAAACTACATCAATTTTAGTGTGGCTACTTTGCCACCCTCTCACCTTGAAAAGAAAGGAGCATGCTGGACATGACACTCACTATGAAAAAGACCACCAAGCTCTCGACTCGGTGGGGGCAGTTATTCAGCAACTTCCTTCTGTCCCCCGAGGAACAGAAGACCACGCACGAACCTGCCGGAAAAATCGTTGAGACTGACACTCCGCAGTCGCTGCATGCTTTCATGAAGCAAACCCTGCGGGAGAACCGCTCCGCCAAACCCGCCGAAGGGGCCCCAACTTGCAGCATCCTCTTCGTTTCCGAAGATAACGCGGCCCGTACCCAGATCGCATCTGCCTACGCTCGCTTCCTAGGCGGCGAGCAGGTATTCGTGCGTTCCGTAGGTACCACCCCGGCGTACCAAGTGGATCCGGCGGTCATTGAAGTACTGAAAGAGCGTGGCATCCCCACCGAAGACCTCAAGCCGAAGACTTTCAACCCCCACTCTGTTAACAGTGTGGATGAAATCATCATTTTCGGTGAAGGCACTAATATTGGCGACGCTGCCCAGACATGGGACATCACCAAGCATACTGATGACAAAACACACATTCATGCCATGTGTGACGCGGTTGAGGCACATGTGCGAGAGCTTCTGATTAAGTTCAACATCAAGCCCACCCCTCACGACACCGTGATTCCGGAGTTCCTCGCCGCATAGCAGCTTGCAGGCTCCGAAGCCCACCGCCTACCTCCTTGACACTAGAGAAGGTAGGCGGTTTTTACTTTACGACGCCCCCACCGCCTCGGAACGTCGTTGTGAAGTCGGAGATTAATCTATGCCGTGCGGAAGATTCCTGGAGTTTTAGCGCCAGCAACACGAAATCCCCGACTTCAAAGGGCGTCTATGGCAAAGCTACAGCTATGCATGTATGAAAAGGATTGAGCTGATACAAAAACGCCAGTGGTGTCGCATCTACAGACGCACCACCACTGGCGTTAACA
The nucleotide sequence above comes from Corynebacterium mustelae. Encoded proteins:
- a CDS encoding SMI1/KNR4 family protein; protein product: MYRVKLSPMLRSYLEQAGYEGDYLVDVVGNPTVAEYLSWGFKLSQELKDVLLVCAGWRITVPQSASGQAAFDMEFLDSARLNDLFSPEIIQDYEQEFGLVGLVPFAVSHGGVIELFKDHMQRVVAIAYRSEVITYGGRSFKASVDAWLSHEQNST
- a CDS encoding DUF1707 SHOCT-like domain-containing protein produces the protein MSHPFNPDYRISDTERQQAMEDLGAHFAAGRLTMEEYDERLTQIAQSVMKSDLYPVFDDLPTSISPIGGTAVEASYSVREIDELRSRGRNVRLGILGLAAVLGFTLEALVMPATPIFLFTIVPVTFIVLYVLKLGPKEWHTPSSAKLERARLRELKLSQSKRLMELEIANAQMRAEQKAIRQQRQAELTNNAMDLANQAIRKWRQRK
- a CDS encoding pyridoxal phosphate-dependent aminotransferase, whose amino-acid sequence is MKNVLYEIRGPVAEEAERLELDGHRILKLNTGNPAIFGFEAPDVIMRDMIASLPTSQGYSTSKGIIPARRAIVTRYEVIPGFPYFDVDDVYLGNGVSELITMTTQALLNDGDEVLIPAPDYPLWTAATSLAGGKPVHYLCDEEDNWNPSIEDIRSKVTERTKAIVVINPNNPTGAVYPVSVLKQIVEIAREHDLLILADEIYDRILYDGAEHTSIATLCPDLLCITYNGLSKAYRVAGYRAGWMVVTGPKAHAKGFIEGLDLLAGTRLCPNVPAQHAIQVALGGRQSIYDFTSESGRLTKQRNVAWEKLNEIPGVSCVKPMGALYAFPKLDLEYYDIHDDAQLMLDLLRAEKILLVHGTGFNWPKPDHFRVVTLPWASELGEAIDRLGNFLSSYKQ
- a CDS encoding YibE/F family protein, producing the protein MGRHSNRPTVRAVAAPPPSKSKETTMTLWRWLLVGFLALWVLGTGVGLAKMWPGDQKPNIAPEFYTSFNLGHKQVGGTVLFVQPGACSAAETGTLFDTAPRVVLGAPEECEWYIIEISEGAGAGMRTLIINSNQPGEPTLEQGDKILLLESEGENGAPLYAFSDLERTMPLLSWGILIALVIIACALLRGVRALIGLLITMLVVVFFTLPVLLLGAPPISTAVVSGATILLAVVVLVHGFNWKSASALGGTLIALGIAAWLASVAIDNNHLRGLGDEDNLSIILYLPDVSVRGLMLCGFIIGALGVLNDVAISQSSTVNELAELDPEAGPMRIFVGAMKVGRDHISSMVYTLVLTYTGASLPLLLLLTISERPLLQTLTSDTVATEILRSGIGALALTLAVPITTLIAAFTVPESSRR
- the dcd gene encoding dCTP deaminase, whose protein sequence is MLYSDQDIRAAIEAGDLTIEPFDPALIQPSSVDVRMDRFFRVFNNSKYTHIDPKLQQDDLTSLVEVPEDEPFVLHPGEFVLGSTLEKFTLPPHMAGRLEGKSSLGRLGLLTHSTAGFIDPGFSGYITLELSNVANLPITLWPGMKVGQLALFRMTSPAQVPYGSGTLGSKYQGQRGPTPSRAYLNFR
- a CDS encoding ASCH domain-containing protein, which codes for MPNLSIGEYAFPGPLRDQLVAAIVAGEKTSTSSLVAEYVDSPLPKIGDREIVVDSNNQHVCITCVTNVSVVQFANVPLSHALAEGEGFRTVADWAAEHRDFWQSREFQESLPQPISITDHTEVVCVSFVVSHIF
- a CDS encoding arsenate reductase/protein-tyrosine-phosphatase family protein translates to MTLTMKKTTKLSTRWGQLFSNFLLSPEEQKTTHEPAGKIVETDTPQSLHAFMKQTLRENRSAKPAEGAPTCSILFVSEDNAARTQIASAYARFLGGEQVFVRSVGTTPAYQVDPAVIEVLKERGIPTEDLKPKTFNPHSVNSVDEIIIFGEGTNIGDAAQTWDITKHTDDKTHIHAMCDAVEAHVRELLIKFNIKPTPHDTVIPEFLAA